The following DNA comes from Candidatus Hydrogenedentota bacterium.
AGGCAGGCCCCAACGCCTATCGTCTGCGCCTGTCCAACATGCCGAAAACCGATGCGCTTGAAGATCAGTTTGTAACTTTGAAAACCAATCTGCCTAACAGCCCCGAAGTGAAGATTCCCTTTAATCTGTATCAGCCGCGCTTACGTGGTATCACCCCGAAAACGCAAGCTGTCCAACGGCCCCCCGCGAATGTGCCTGACGTAGCCGATGTGCCTGCCGCACAGAGTGACGATGCCGCAGAATAAATATAAGTCTTTGAAACCTCTTTGTCTCTACCTATAGTCCTAATCCCGGGAGTAACCCGCTCCCGGGATTTCCTTTTTTTACGCGCGGCATCCACTGCCGCCCCGTGCAACCCCACATCATTCATATATAAGGAGAAATCATGATGTATCGATCCCTGCGCTTTATCCCTATTCTTTTAAGCCTTGCCCTTTTGTTGATCTCCATGCCGCTTGTCGCCGGCACGAATAATATGCGCGTCACCGAAGAGCAGTATACGCCCCTCGATGCCTATGTGGCAGCGCCCGATCCTGCCTACCGCTTTGAACTGAAGGAGACCCATGAAGGCAAGGGCTGGACAGGCTACGTGCTCCACCTCATCTCGCAAACCTGGCTGACCCCCGACAAAGTGGACCGCACCGAATGGGAACATTGGCTTGAGATTATTGTGCCCGATAAGCCCGCCCACAAATCCGCTCTCCTCCTCATCGGCGGCGGCAGCAACGGCAGATCCATGCCCCGGGGCGCTGATGCGAACCTGCGCCGTTTCGTCAGAGAAACCAACACGGTAGCGGCAACCATTCATCAGGTGCCCAATCAACCGCTCGTTTTTGCCGAAGACGGCAAGCGCCGTTCCGAAGATGCCATCATTGCGCTCAACTGGGCGCAGTATATGGAGAGCGGCGATCCTGAATGGATTACGCGTCTGCCCATGACCAAGAGTGTTGTACGCGCCATGGACGCCATCCAAGAATTCTGTGCCTCCGACGAAGGCGGCGCTGTAGAAGTCGACAGCTTTGTCGTGACCGGCGCATCGAAACGGGGCTGGACCACATGGACCACCGCTGCTGTGGACAAGCGCGTCATCGCCTGTGTGCCTATCGTCATCGACCTGCTCAATCTCACCCCCTCCTTTGTGCATCATTATGAGGTCTACGGATTATGGGCGCCCGCGATTAATGACTATGTGAAGGCGGGCATCATGGATTGGCTGGGCACGCCCGAATGGGAAGCCATGCTCAAGATCAACGATCCCTACTGCTACCGTGACAGGCTGACCATTCCCAAGCTGCTGATGAACGGCGCCTGCGACCAATTTTTCCTCAACGACTCATGGCAGTTTTATTGGGACGACCTGAAAGAGCCCAA
Coding sequences within:
- a CDS encoding PhoPQ-activated pathogenicity, with the protein product MMYRSLRFIPILLSLALLLISMPLVAGTNNMRVTEEQYTPLDAYVAAPDPAYRFELKETHEGKGWTGYVLHLISQTWLTPDKVDRTEWEHWLEIIVPDKPAHKSALLLIGGGSNGRSMPRGADANLRRFVRETNTVAATIHQVPNQPLVFAEDGKRRSEDAIIALNWAQYMESGDPEWITRLPMTKSVVRAMDAIQEFCASDEGGAVEVDSFVVTGASKRGWTTWTTAAVDKRVIACVPIVIDLLNLTPSFVHHYEVYGLWAPAINDYVKAGIMDWLGTPEWEAMLKINDPYCYRDRLTIPKLLMNGACDQFFLNDSWQFYWDDLKEPKYIRYAPNAGHGMDKADPAGTVIAFYQSVVEGKALPQYSWTFPDEQTVRITADTQPTAVKLWQATNPEKWDFRLDKDAPEWQATVLEANDDGSWSATVEKPETGHTAFLIELTFKGPGESPLVITTPTRITPNVTAFKLEPKAELPKGFLTKDK